From Acidobacteriota bacterium, the proteins below share one genomic window:
- a CDS encoding NAD(P)/FAD-dependent oxidoreductase, with protein sequence MNDDSDIIRIAGAGPSGLSAAIALARAGRRVEVHEKNADVGRRFIGDLQILENFSEEERIEDFLDRIGIERNFYFRPVHRSSFFDHKGRAFELQSTEPYGYFIRRGPFDGTLDRGLLSQARELGVDIHFSSRLDPSEARIVATGPASPDGLAKEITFRAEGPEIVDVYFDHHLSPGGYSYLFILDDVATFGCAIVSDFKNIDRYFDHCLARAMKLRDFDPNEDRRTGYSYMNFHLKQSAMSDQAVYVGESAGFQDYLFGLGIRYALTSGNLAAQAILAGRSFDSMWREQLGTKQFTSVANRFLYEIGGNAGLSLFTRDAARAGDLRDFLYGWHQQAWWKSGISSVVQRFWRHRGKCQHKPGPHWCRARDTAMKVPPLGPLENGDSESG encoded by the coding sequence ATGAACGACGACTCGGACATCATTCGCATCGCAGGCGCAGGCCCGTCGGGGCTCTCGGCCGCGATCGCGCTCGCACGAGCCGGACGACGCGTCGAAGTTCACGAGAAGAATGCCGACGTCGGCAGGCGCTTCATCGGCGATCTCCAGATTCTCGAGAACTTCTCGGAGGAAGAGCGGATCGAGGACTTTCTCGACCGGATCGGGATCGAGCGCAACTTCTACTTCAGACCCGTCCATCGCTCGAGCTTTTTCGACCACAAGGGCCGCGCCTTCGAGCTTCAAAGCACCGAGCCGTACGGTTACTTCATCCGCCGGGGTCCGTTCGACGGGACACTCGATCGCGGACTTCTTTCCCAGGCGCGTGAGCTCGGAGTCGATATCCACTTCTCCAGCCGTCTGGATCCTTCGGAGGCCCGCATAGTCGCGACCGGTCCGGCGAGCCCCGATGGCCTGGCGAAGGAAATCACGTTCCGCGCGGAGGGCCCGGAGATCGTCGACGTCTACTTCGATCACCACCTCTCGCCCGGCGGCTATTCGTATCTCTTCATCCTCGACGACGTTGCGACCTTCGGCTGCGCCATCGTCAGCGACTTCAAAAACATTGACCGGTATTTCGATCACTGTCTCGCACGAGCCATGAAACTGAGAGACTTCGACCCGAACGAGGACCGCCGCACCGGCTACTCCTACATGAATTTTCATCTCAAGCAGTCGGCAATGAGCGATCAGGCCGTTTATGTCGGCGAGTCCGCGGGATTTCAGGACTATCTCTTCGGTCTCGGGATCCGATATGCGCTCACGAGCGGGAACCTCGCCGCTCAGGCGATCCTCGCGGGCCGTTCTTTTGATTCGATGTGGCGGGAACAGCTCGGCACAAAACAGTTCACGAGCGTCGCAAACCGATTTCTCTACGAGATCGGCGGCAACGCCGGGCTCTCGCTCTTCACCCGCGATGCCGCCCGAGCGGGAGATCTCCGCGACTTTCTGTACGGCTGGCACCAGCAGGCGTGGTGGAAGAGCGGGATCTCGTCGGTCGTCCAGCGCTTCTGGCGGCACCGAGGCAAGTGCCAGCACAAGCCGGGTCCGCACTGGTGCCGCGCCCGCGACACGGCGATGAAGGTTCCTCCGCTCGGGCCGCTCGAGAATGGCGATTCGGAGTCCGGATGA
- a CDS encoding squalene/phytoene synthase family protein: MSEAYAVCRRITHQYGANFSVGFRFLPRHKRNGVYAAYAFCRLADDIADDPGTGIEERLDQWQGELEACYAGRPKQVVTVALYDTIQRFPVPKQAFVDLIDGCRQDLVKTRYETFEELLEYCRLVAASISEISLSIFGYDSDSAIEHGRDLSTALQLTNISRDVGDDLDRDRIYVPAEDLDRFGVSEEDLIARAHTPAMEALLRFQFERARSYFERAEPLIGEIERDSRFPVVLMGGVYATVLERLERDPFAVLHRRISLSTGAKLGVIARRLFKPRFL, encoded by the coding sequence ATGAGCGAGGCCTATGCGGTCTGTCGCCGGATCACGCATCAGTACGGGGCGAACTTCTCGGTCGGATTCCGGTTCCTTCCCCGCCACAAACGCAACGGAGTCTATGCGGCGTACGCGTTCTGCCGGCTCGCGGACGACATCGCGGACGATCCGGGAACCGGAATCGAAGAGAGGCTCGACCAGTGGCAGGGGGAGCTGGAAGCATGCTACGCCGGACGGCCGAAGCAGGTCGTCACCGTTGCGCTCTACGACACGATTCAGCGCTTTCCCGTACCGAAGCAGGCATTCGTCGATCTGATCGACGGCTGCCGGCAGGATTTGGTCAAGACCCGATACGAGACCTTCGAGGAACTACTGGAGTACTGCCGGCTGGTCGCCGCGTCGATCTCCGAGATCTCCCTTTCGATCTTCGGCTACGACAGCGACTCTGCAATTGAGCACGGGCGCGACCTCTCGACCGCGCTGCAGCTCACGAACATCAGCCGCGACGTCGGTGACGATCTCGATCGCGACCGGATCTATGTACCCGCGGAGGATCTCGATAGGTTCGGCGTAAGCGAGGAGGATCTGATCGCACGCGCTCACACCCCCGCGATGGAGGCGCTGCTCCGCTTCCAATTCGAGCGGGCGCGATCGTACTTCGAGAGGGCGGAGCCGCTCATCGGGGAGATCGAGCGGGATTCACGCTTTCCGGTCGTCCTGATGGGTGGCGTTTATGCAACGGTGCTCGAGCGTCTCGAGCGCGATCCATTCGCGGTGCTGCACCGCCGGATCTCGCTGTCGACCGGGGCAAAGCTGGGGGTGATCGCACGCCGGCTGTTCAAGCCACGTTTCCTCTGA
- a CDS encoding ABC transporter permease: MTVCGTLAPLIAHDPRQDDRLVGPLVPHSPTRTSPADRLEPPSAAHLLGTDDLGRDVLARLIHGSRTSLLVGLITGAASLLIGAGLGAIAGWYGGFIDTIISRSIESVLSFPNLFLVLAIIAIAGPSIWSIIAAFVATGWVHEARFVRAEVLRLRESELSLAAIATGAAPARVIFRHLLPIALAPALVSASFGAAGAIAAEAALTFLGFGVQLPHHSWGAILAAARNYAGIAWWLVIFPGTTIFLTILSIHAIGDDLADRLDPRERAFASSR, translated from the coding sequence ATGACGGTCTGTGGGACTTTGGCGCCGTTGATTGCACACGATCCCCGTCAGGACGATCGACTCGTCGGCCCTCTCGTCCCCCATTCTCCAACCAGAACCTCTCCCGCCGATCGACTCGAGCCGCCATCCGCGGCTCACCTCCTGGGGACCGACGATCTCGGCCGGGATGTTCTCGCCAGGCTCATCCACGGGAGCCGAACATCGCTGCTGGTCGGCCTGATCACGGGAGCCGCATCGCTGCTGATCGGCGCGGGTCTCGGTGCGATTGCAGGGTGGTACGGAGGCTTCATCGACACGATCATCTCCAGATCGATCGAGTCGGTGCTGTCGTTTCCGAACCTCTTCCTGGTTCTGGCGATCATCGCCATCGCGGGACCTTCGATCTGGTCGATCATCGCGGCATTCGTCGCAACGGGATGGGTTCACGAGGCCCGCTTCGTTCGCGCCGAGGTTCTGCGACTCCGGGAGAGCGAGCTGAGCCTCGCCGCCATCGCGACGGGCGCCGCGCCAGCCCGTGTGATCTTCCGGCATCTGCTTCCGATCGCCCTGGCGCCGGCTCTCGTATCGGCCAGCTTCGGAGCGGCGGGAGCGATTGCGGCCGAAGCGGCGCTCACCTTCCTCGGGTTCGGTGTGCAGCTCCCCCACCATTCGTGGGGGGCGATTCTCGCCGCGGCACGAAACTACGCCGGGATTGCGTGGTGGCTCGTGATTTTTCCCGGCACGACGATCTTTCTGACGATTCTTTCCATTCACGCGATCGGAGACGATCTCGCCGACCGGCTCGACCCGCGCGAGCGCGCCTTCGCCTCGAGCCGCTGA